The genomic stretch ACTTCTAATAACGGCCTTAATGTTTACCATAAAGCCAAACACCATGTGACTTAAGTCAGTAGCTAATACTAGATACTATGTAGTGCCAAATGTATTCTGCAGCCCAATTTCTCACTTTAACTCTCTTTGACAGTAAGTGACCCTAGGTCTacatgtacttttttattttatgtacattggtattttacctgcatgtgagGGGGTCAGACCATAGAGTTATAGACAGATGtgcgctgccatgtgggtgctgggatttgaacctggctcctctggaacagtagtcagtgctcttaaccgtgctacgccatctctccagcccccattcccCAAGTTTCTAATAATTTATATAGACAGTTTTACCTCAATGAACTCACTGTGCCGGCTGTAGGCAGAGCCCTTCTGACCACGCTGACTGGGGGGCTTGACTTGAGCATCTCTTTTGGGAGGCGCCCAGGTCGATGACTTCTGAACAGAAGTTAGTGCGGTTCTGCCCACAACGAATCCCCTGGTGGTAGTATGTAGCGATAGCTTACTGTTTTCCTGATTGAAAGGTTAACAGgggatttttttcagttattttttgcACTCATTACATGTGCCGCTGGTAAAAGGATCTCAGTAATGCCCAGCCCTCCATCGAGCTGCAGAGGTTTAAATATGACTGGACAGAACTATGCACAGAAACACTCCATACAAACTCACTGCAAGTGTAAACTAGAAATTAAGCATTCTATGAGGAATCCAAGGTGCCTTTAAAGTAGCCAAGGCCAAGACCAAAGTCCTGCCCACAGAACAAAGGCCATTCTTGCCATTACCAGTAGATGGCAGCAGTCAGTTAACAAACAggcatttattttagatttttgagcTTTCAAAAAATAGCTCAGGTTGCCCCCAAATGTCTCAGGCCTTCCAGGATCATAGACACTTGCCACCACCTTACCTTAGGGGCATATTTTAAGGTAACCTTTGACTACATTTCCACTAAATCCTATCATATATCCATATATTGACCACTTGTCAGAAATACAATTAGCAAGCACTTGAGAAATTTAAACATTTCCTCTATgccagttctcaacctgtgggtcaaaacCCCTTTGGAGGAGGAGGGGTAAAATAACCCTTTCCCAGGTTTCATTAGATATCCTGCAGAGCAGATACTTACAATTCATACCAGTGGCAAAATTGTGTTgtaggccccacccccacccccccaccaggCAGGGTCTCAGTGTtaactttggctgttctggactcactttgtagaccaggctagcttcgaccttacagggatccgcctgcttctgcctcccaaggactcggattaaaggcgtgagccaccacgcctggcttgcaaAATTGGTTATCAGGTAGCAACAAAAGTATTCAAGGGTGGCAGCATTGGGAAagctgaaaaccactgctctatacACTAAGAGTCTTCCGTATGCTGATACTTCACCATTCTCCTTGTAATTGACAGTTAATGCACGCTACTGATTTTAATCAGGCAGACAAAGTATAACCTGTTAAACTCGGGTTTATTAGTGAGGTCTACAGGAGGCCCACACACTGCTGGCCTCCCACactctttctctccagccccgggagcCTGAAGTGAATGAATTCAAGAGATTTACAAACATTCATCTCTACTTCTCAACAAAAAAGCAGGCGCGGCATAAGAGACCACCACTCAGAAAGACTTACAAGGACTCTTTGCATGGCTTTGCTGTATAGCTGGAATGCTCCTTTATCgttttctagtatcttcttccAAATTCTGCTCACTTTAGACAGACTAGAAAGCAAAGGAGACAAAAATACTCAGTCCGGCCgagaacagaagcagagagggCCACGCTAACCTGACTACACCTGaacagttaaacaaaacaaacccaaaaagatTTAAGAATAACCTAGTTATTATGTTTAACCAGATATTTTAagttgcccccccccaccccagacaaggtttctgtgtcagtcctggctgacctagcctcactttgtagaccaggctggcctagaattcatacctgcatctgcctcctggagtgctggggttacaggcatgtgccaccatatccttttaagtttttaaaagctcCCAGCAAGCTTCTGCTGTGACCACTTCTTTCCCTTTGAGTATTCTATCTGGATAACCAATCTCACACCAGTAGAGTAGTGCACACCTCCACCTTAGCTATTTGATAGATTTTGAAAAATTGTACATTAACTGAAATGGCTGGCACACCTCATAATGCTGATTACAGAAACCAGCCAATAGAAGGCACCCATTCCATTGCACCTAGCCAGATGATTCGGTACAGAACAGATCCTTCTAGTAGGACTATGAAATTCAAAGTGACCAGAACAGATTCAAATCTCCCGAAATTTTCTCCCATTTCAAATGCCACCAATCAAATACAAGTCTGCACTGTAAGGCCACTTTACACCTGTCTGCACAAACGGGCCCTATTATCCAACAGGTGCAGTGTGTCACATTCTCACACTCACTTTATTAAGTCCATGTCGCTGAGCTTGGTCAAAATATTAGCCAACAAGTGTTTGAATCCCCTCCGGGAAAGCTCTGTAAGGATATCTAGGTGTTCCAGGCCCATTTTCCTGCCAATTATGTTTTGTAGTCTGAAGTTTCCACTGGCGATAACTTCCTTCAGCATTTCTCGATCCAATTTAGGGTTTcgtttgccatttttttttaacgttGAGCAAACCACTCTTTCAAAATGCAGGACGGGCAGCAGGTTTTTGTTGGGATACTGGTCTGGGCTCTGTGCTGGCAGCAGGCGCGGCTGGGGACTGTTTCTTAAATTCTCCAGGATACAGAGGTCATCCTCCTGTTCACTTTGATGCGTGAACGATGAGTAGCCGCTGTCTTCGTGCAGTCTGCTGGCCGCTAGCTCCTCTATTTCACTTGGACTACTGAGTATTTTCTGCACGTGCTGATTTTCCTTGTTGTCATGGCCCACAATTGGTGACTCAGTGTAAGATAGCCTTTCATTGTTTCTAAGGCAGTCCTTACAGGAGGGCTCCAAACACACCGGGCTGTAGGAACCTTGTCGCCCACTGTCCTCAGATTTAACCACTTCCAGGTCAGAAAGATCAGGATTGCAATGAAAACACTTCATCTTATCAGAAAGAACAGGGCTTTCTTCTTTACAacctacaaaaaagaaaacaggaaacataCTAAAAATCATTTTTGTGCTACCATGTTTCCTTACCCCTTGCTGGGGACTGAGCACAAGGTCTTTACAGTGACTCCCATCGTCCTTACATACTCAGCACCAGAAATGGACACCTCTCActactatggtgtgtgtgtcccAATAAACAGAATATCAACCCAATACTATTAACCAAAGCCCATAGAAGCGATGGGTCTTTGGGGTTTTGTCCTACCTGGTCCAGGTTGCCACAACCCATCTAGCTATCATCTCCTCAGCCTTCCCTGAACTAAGTCCCCTCTCCCTGATTTTATGACTGTGTGGCCATGCACATGGCCCAATGCAcaggtggtcagaggacaacaacTTTGAAATGGTTACCTATCTTTCTATGGGTTCTAGTGATTGGGCACGGGTGGCGAGCCGGTGGGCAAGCACGGCTCTGTCAATTTCACCACCCCTCACTTAGCCAGTACCTCTGAACTGAGTGAGACTCGTTGGAGACAGAGGACTTATGGGAGCAAGAACACCTTACCTAGTAAACACCACCTAGTCCAGGGACAATGCCCTCTACCCACCTTTGCTCAAACTGCTACAAGTGTTGCTCTCATGAGCTTTTCCAGTTGGCTTGGACTACATTTCACATGCTGGCATCTTTGTTTTCcaaggccccccccccaccaacttTTCCAGACTAAAGGATCATCTTGCTTTTGTCTTCTAaattagaaagataaaaatatggaTTCTAGATATATATCCATCTAAGATCAAGAACTTTGCAAAGATCAAGCTAAGTGCTCCTAAGTGATAACACTTTGCATTCTGTTCATGTAACTCACCACACATAAAGGCAGATTTCCTAAATTCCATACCCCCCCCATCAAACAAATGTGGGGCACATATCTACTTCTACCATTTAATTCATCTGATACACACTTAATGAGGGAGCTGGGTGTCTGACTGCAGTAGGAGCCCAGGCAAGGGACCCTGATTACCTAACACACAAGAAATGTATTGCTAAGCAGAACATAAGTATTCTGTGGTTCAAGGCTCCAGCAGTTAAGATACAGAGAACCATTTACTAAGTAgggagaaaatgacaaaaataactcaagtctcagttttcccatccacaaaacaggaaagaaaataaaactatattaaatGAATGACCTAATCAATACCATCTGTTTCTTATATTACTCACAATAAGGTACCTTTCTTACattgcaaatcaaaataaattcCACACAAGTACAAATTTCATttagttatttggtttttgttgttgttgtttttaaaggcaaggttcctcgagctcacagagatccatctatctGCTTCTGCTCTCCCTTAGTGCTGGAAGCCAACACACCCGGCTACAAGCACAAACTTAAAAAGCAAGagttcagccgggcatggtggcgcaggcctttaatgccagcactagggaggcagaggcaggcgagtccctgtgagttcgaggccaagccaaggctacacagaaaaaccctatctcgaaaaaccaaaaaacaaaaaaacaaacaaacaaacaaaaaaaaacaaacgaaaaatcTTTACTGAACTTTCTGATCAATTTATTCTACTTTGATTGGGGTTGATCAATTTATTCTACTTTGAttggggtagtggtggtggtggggagtccTTAAAGCAAACCTACAGTAAAACTCAAATAGTTCAATGTTTAGCATTCAGTTACCAGCCTCAGCCCAATCATCCGGTGGGGGAAGGTCCAATAGTTCTGAAGTGCACCAAGTCTGACCTTTCATTTAACTTATACATACAGACTTAACATTCCATAATTAAATTCGTTATTAAAGTTGGCTAAAGTCTATTTAGCATTTCCATATGTTAACAAGTTTCACTCAGTCCCCAACCATGTGGCCAAGGTCAAACTCCATCACTTCTCTGCTTAAGGGTGACTGAAAGTAGAATGTGAGAGAAAACCCTTAAGCTCACTTTCGAAAACATTTCAAcgtactaatttaaaaaaaattttttttcttcaaagctctAAACCaaatgggagaggggactcggagGCAGCAAGTATTTCCTGAGGAGGAAAGTTGAGCAAAAGAATCCCATCATAAAACCATTCAAATTCCAATTTTTAAGGGAGCCTTAGGATTCAGGCTGTTTTACAAACACAATCTGCTTTGCTACTAGTTTCTTCCCCTCAAGACTTAATTCCTCTGATGAAGATGATCAAACAGTTATATATAGAACTGCTTTTTTCCTTCAGTTCGACATTTTCTAGAGTAAAACCGATGCATCTGTCTTTAACTGAGGccaagaaaaagataaaaaaataaaacaccaaacaaCGCTCTCATCCAAGCTTTGGAACAAGTGAtcaatacaaaggaaaaaataaacagctCCTTTTCCATTCTCATCAGCTAAAGACtacaggcactttttttttttttttggtaggtgaAGGCGACTTTTTCTTAAAGCCCTCCACTGAAAACTCCAGGCTTTAAGACTgagaaacagcaaaaataaaatcttttttcatTGAGCTTGGTTCcgagggcaggggcgggggtcTCTATATTTGGCGGGAGCTGGAAAGGAGCCCCTAGGAACCTTGACGGGGTCGGTGCTGGGAGGTGCCCCGAGGGCGCAATGCACGAGAAGGGCGGGAGATAAGAGCGAGCGTAATCTCCCGCGCTCTCTAGCTGGGACACTGAGGGAGAAAAGTTCGGGAAACTGAGTTTTAGTGTGAGGTAACCAAAAAGCTGTGAAAGGGGGGCGCAGGGGCTAGAGATGATGAGGCCATCTGGCGAGCCAAGAATCCCGCAGCCCTGTCACTGGCCCCGcaggaattgggggaggggaggggacattTGGCGCCCATGCTGGAGATGGGGTGGAATCCGGCGCGCAGATGCCACCACCTGCACGTCCCCGGTGCGGGGTTCCtgggtgggatgggatggtgggACCCCGTGCAAGCCAGATCACATCTATCCCAACCAGCCAACTCTGTCCCTGCGACCCCAGCATTTTCCCTTCCTGCCCCGTGCCCGGTTGGTCGCCTGAAGCCCGGAACTCCGCGATCTGCACGCACCCTGTCTCTGAGGCTGGGGTCACAGAGT from Acomys russatus chromosome 21, mAcoRus1.1, whole genome shotgun sequence encodes the following:
- the Fbxo5 gene encoding F-box only protein 5; its protein translation is MSRRAYSGLPRPSSCPCGLGARNTADGCKEESPVLSDKMKCFHCNPDLSDLEVVKSEDSGRQGSYSPVCLEPSCKDCLRNNERLSYTESPIVGHDNKENQHVQKILSSPSEIEELAASRLHEDSGYSSFTHQSEQEDDLCILENLRNSPQPRLLPAQSPDQYPNKNLLPVLHFERVVCSTLKKNGKRNPKLDREMLKEVIASGNFRLQNIIGRKMGLEHLDILTELSRRGFKHLLANILTKLSDMDLINLSKVSRIWKKILENDKGAFQLYSKAMQRVLENSKLSLHTTTRGFVVGRTALTSVQKSSTWAPPKRDAQVKPPSQRGQKGSAYSRHSEFIEVAKTLKNNESLKACIRCNFPAKYDHYLERAICKRESCKFEYCTKCLCDYHNNRDCLNGKLLKSSCKMGPLPGSKKSKKNLQRL